ATTAGCGTCTGACTTGCCAGCATGGGCGTTTTTCAGTGCACAGACCTATCTTTAacgcatatgtgtgtgtgtgtgtgtgtgtgtgtgttgcaggagTTCCGTGACAAAGGCATTGAGGTATGGAAGATTAGCAAAGTCCAGTTCGTGTATGACACCTCGGAGACGTCCCATTTTATCAACGCATACAACCGTGAGTCTCCCTCCGCCCGGGTTTAGGAGCCACTCAGCACATTTCCATTCCTTCTGCTCCCTCAACATCAACATCATTCAGCGCAGCATTCACccaagattttatttatttatttatttattatgtttggtcattttttagttttaagcaatttttgtaattttattcagactttttttcctttggattTTAAGCtggttattattttaataataatccaGAATTAATAACTTAATTTAAACACTTACTGTCCTTTGATTAAAAAtcataaatttaatttagttccAACTTGCAAGATTTAAATtcgttttatgtttttgtttttgattatttgattttgtcttcttttgtcattttgtttcatCTTACACTTAATCCGCCCAAAttttatacacatacacaaacacaaaaaaagaagaaaaaaaaaatcaatacattAAATTTTTGTTTCTAGATAATAATGACTTCCTTTGCCCTAAACTCCCAAATCTTCCTCATTCTCTCCAGCTGGGAAGCACACAGCCAGCACACACCGGCTGTCAGCCCTGGTGACCCCTGCGGGGCGCTCTTTTGTGTGCACGGCTCAGCAGACCCTCACCCTCATCTCAAGCGACCACCAGAAGGGCGTCACAGTTTCCATGTATGATATCCAGATCCAGCCATTCGACATCGCCTCTGACTTCATGTTCAGTGAACGTAAGCAGAACTAACACAGAAGAAGTTCTAACACAGAAGAACTACCCCAACCTTTACCACACACCGCCTCATGTTATAGAAAACAACAGATAATGATGGTAATGAACAATGAAAAATCCTGGGGGTGAGCTGTAGGTCTCTTTTTGTCTAACACATACAGCTCCTAgaaggtgtgtgtgtcaggGGAGTTGCTGCAGTATGAGGAGCATGCAGGGCCGCAGAGggtgaaatgagaaaaagaagatgTGGGAATGCATAAGAGACGCAAAGGGAGGGAGACAGCAAGAGAAGAGGTTGGGGGTCATTAGGACTTTATGAGTGTAGTCATTTCCTGCCCTCAATGCAGCTTTCACAGAGACTCTGTATACCTAGCCTCCCAATCACCTTGGAAGAATCGTGTGCCGTGAGCTGCTGTAAACTAGGCTGTGCTTCACTTCCTTCCTCCTTGTGTGTCTTACTGCTGTCCGCAGGGAGAAACTTCAACTTTAAACCACACACTGTACTATAGTACAGACGACTGGGATGTCGGTGTCCTCCTTCCCCATAACCTCACAGTAGtgtataaaaatacataaatgcaaTAATTGCATAAGACAGAGATGAAATGTCTGTGTAAAATtaacataattattaaatgtgtaAACAATCCTGAGTTCTTCAAATTTTCCAGCAAACATAGTGCAACTTGCCCATGACACACTAAATGACCTGTTCAGTGTGGATCAATGTGTTTCACTCAAAAATACAAGATTTAAAACTCTTTtagaaaatggaataaattttgttacctaaaaatagaaactgTTAGACAGTTACAGCAACATTTTACAAGCAAAAATTAgcttatttagctttttaaacacAGTCATCTGATTCCTGTATACTTTCACTGCAGATAATTTGGACTATTTGACTTTTAAAGCCCTTATTCAGCAAAATTAGACTAATTGTTgcatttttactgttatttaaacATTCTCTAATAATTGCCTTCTTGCATTCCTGATTTAGAATAAACAGCTAATCACATTACAGCTCAATTTAAAAGGTATTAGAAATGAATGCTATATTCTGAGCACATAAATTCTGAATGAATCAACAGCGTGTCACGCTCAGTCACCTTTGCATGCTGACTGTTTGTAATTCCCCTCATTACAGCCTATAAGTGCATCACCGACCAGCGGGAGCGCCTGGAGGAAACCCTCCCCATCATCCTGGGTGTCATTTTGGGCCTGATAATCGTCATCACGCTCACCATCTACCACTTCCACCTCAAGCTAACAGCAAATCAGCCGCAGCTCCCCAGAGACCGCTCCATGTACAAGAACATGTAGGTAGCGGCGTCTCCCTCGGCTCTCTCCAAAGCTTTCCTTAAAACAGACTCGTCTCCTCTTTGTCCCAGGCCTCCAACGCCACAAAAGGGTCAAGTCCTCACGCTGGACTGAATCCTGATTGACAAATGTGAGTGGCCTTCAATCCACTGCCCACTGGAGCTTTTGAACAGCTAAAAGACAAGTTAAAGGGACAACATGGGGACCAGCATGGGTAGAGTTGGAGGGGAAACCCacccaaaaaaacaataacatgatGGCTGATATGAATCTTGATTCAGTAGTTTGCATTAACGTCCTTAAAATGTTCATGAAAACAAGCTCCAGGTGACtagatttttctctttcatcacTCAAAATTAGTGTATCACTTCAGCTACATTTGATCCAAATTCCTGAACTTCTGCTGTCAtgtcctctctttctctcctctctgaaactgctgctaaatgaCTTTATGGCCGTTTGTTGGATCTGTATTTGctcactttaattttatttatttatttatttatttattaacttactttatttatttatttatttatttattaacttactttatttatttatttatttgtttatttttcagcccCTTTCCTGTTACATTTTGAATGCAGCCATAGTGTTGACAGTGGTCAGTCTTGTAATGTACAGTGCAATTTTTGCTTTGACTTCAGACCTTTTCTCCACAACaatgtataaaacatttaaaaaaatgaaagaaaatatataacattGGTCACAAATACCATACTTCATAGTGaagattttatctgaataaaaAGAGTGTTTATCAAAGTGCAGAGAGGTTATTAAACAACAcgtgtgtgtaaaatattttctgagTGAAAGTCTATGCATAAGCCTCTCCTGATGCAATCGTGTGCAGTAAtctgtttgaaataaattgCTGAGTACCCTATATTATTTCCATTATTACAGTTTTGACTTCTTACACTACACTTCTTCTACCAACCATAATGAACAGCAAAGAAAACTAATTCTATGTCCTTTGTGTTAGTGAAAAATGTTGGCGATCACAAAAGGTAAAAATTTCTTATAAATGCATTGATGAATGACAGAGTGAAGTGAGTGAGTGATATACCCATCAGTAGAGACGCTCCCAGGATGAAGTATTGATTTAGTTCTTTGGCTCTGAGCCTTCAAAAGGAAACGCAATGTAAACAAatataattgaaaataaatagaagattTTTGTCTGCTAcacctgtttgtttctttagcATGAACACCATGCGTTATCCTCCATCCTAAGTCCCACAATCCAGTTATTTACTCAGAATTGCCACTTCATTGTtggaaatgaatatttttttttcttaaaacaaatgGTTGTgcttaaaattaaatcaacCACTGAAGACTATAAACTGTATCATGTACACTCACCAGCCATGTCATTAGGTAGAACTGTTTAATCGCTTGTTATCACAAaaagctaatcagccaatcacatggcagcaactcaatgcgtTTACTCATGCAGACATGGTCAAGGTGACtcgctgaagttcaaactgagcatcagaacgaGGAAGAATTTATGTGGCTTTGAACGTGCCATGTCTGTTGGTGCCAGatgggctggtctgagtatttcagaaaatgctcatttactgggattttcacactcAACCatttctagggtttacagagaatggtctgaaaaagagaaaatatccagtgagcagcagttgtctagaCCAAAaggccttgttgatgtcagagaatggacagactgccTGGAGGttatagaaaggcaacagtaggCTAACTGTTAGCCGAAGTtagaacaataataataataataataaaatttaataataataatcatcatcatcatcataataataataaaaaagaagaagatgatgatgtagTGTTTGTCAAGGCACCCAAAAGGATTAAAAATGAATCCATTAGTCATTCACACCAcattcatacctggtgatggaaAGCTACATGTGTGGACACAGCTGTTCTGgagcagactgacagaaacgaGGCAGCTAAGTGCCAACGGCCTTTCctaccaccaccaaacattcacaCATATTCACCAGCGATACCGACACTGAATGCAAGGGGCCCatggacacaacgacagattgACTGTGGAAGCAGGATTTGAACCACCAATTTTCCAATTATTGGTCAATCTGCTCTAGAAAAGAGTGTTATAAGACTGAAGCAGACGGGCTAAGCAGCAAAAGACCACACAGTTAGCCACTCCTGTCTGCTAAAAACAAGAAACCGAGGCTACAATTTACAGACGTGCCAAAAATACAAGTCATATACTCTAATGTGTCACACTGTAAAGTCTAGGCTATAGAATATAACAGAGGTGTCTTAAAGCAGACAGTTTATGCTAATTTTTAAACTACCACAACCTACAATACAAACCAgattatttctgtgtgtgcttgGCTGGCAGTGAGGAAGACCTGTGGCAAAGACCTTTTAAATTTAGCTTGTTTATAGGCTGCTAACAATCGTGCACACAACACAAACCAAAGTCTTAAAAAGTTTGGGGAGTATTGAAAATCTTACATTTAAATTGACTTTTACTTCATTGCAGAGAGTatggataaaaacatttaatgttttgtcaTCAACTTAATTTAAATTGTTACTAAACATCCATTTTGGGATTTCAAGCCTGCTATGCATTACAAAACAGTTTGGAGCTAGTTATGTTAAAAGATGTTAAAAGAACCAATGCTAATAGTATTTAAGAAGTAAAGGAGATTCAGGGCATAAAGAGTTCAGTCCTAAGCCAAGCATCTTGTTAAGTATGATCTCTCAAACTGCACTGGATCTTTGAACCGCTTTGCATCACTAGCTGATATATTTGCCAGTCACAATAATAAGTCGTTACATTCACAGAAATTCCTTCAAAGTTTGGTGTGCAAGGAAGCCTCATTTTACCTTTCATAGACTTGGCATTGATTTTTCAGGGCTCAGAGAATTTTGTGTATTTCCACAATATCTGTATGTGAATTACTTGTTCTCAGACGAATtagtacatttttttaatggataGCTTGTACACCAAACCAAAGGCTCAGATTAGTCCCACCTGGTGAGAAGGCAGCACCAATGCAGTGGATTGAGTGATGTGCTTCCTTTTACTTGACGCCTGCTCCAGGGTTATCCATGATTTTTCAACAAGACAGTGCAAAACCACATTGTAAGAGAGTAATGATATTTACTGGACTTGGTTTGGACCCATTTCAAATAGAGCAGGTGTGGAGAAATCTTAACCTTCACAGAGAGAATTGGAGAAAATTACACTCCATACTTGGTACCTTAATGCCAGAACGAGTTATGAGAAGGAATGGCATCATTACAGATCATCCTGTTTTCCTTGTAGGGTAGAAAGCgggtgatttttattttattgggagATTTCAGCCACTGTAAACACGATGGGTTGCCAGTTACTGACCAAATAAATACTGCTTAAGTTCTCTTAGCTTTAGCAGAATCTGTAATTTGattttttacaaaatgatcctgttttgtgtgtgtgtgtgtgtgtgtgtgtttgtgtttataaattCCCCTTCAGACAAACAGCAAGTAAAACACCCGTGTAGCAAATCCTATTATTGAGGGCACTGTTCCATTTCTGTCCCAGAGCCATGTacagaaaaactgaatgcaTGTACTTATAAACCATGATCCACACAAAGAAACTCTTCAAACCCATCCTAAAACACTTAGTTATAACTTGCCCTGGCTCTTGCTGATctgaagacaaataaataaataaattaattaaatacaaactGCATTCCTGACTCctacagaaaacaaacttttataaGTGATTATTTCATCCTCGAAACTTGGAAGGGTTCAGCCAT
The sequence above is drawn from the Melanotaenia boesemani isolate fMelBoe1 chromosome 22, fMelBoe1.pri, whole genome shotgun sequence genome and encodes:
- the lamp5 gene encoding lysosome-associated membrane glycoprotein 5 translates to MGRLGFSTTESAKFLLLGAFGALALSVVLAGQEGENLSGLSDNPDKAIFAVRENSTTCLMVEFAVKFLVPYDVLALNGIDLITEQASFTLPRGAEIEGKCGSTESEINISWKNNAYTLRIYFSKEFRDKGIEVWKISKVQFVYDTSETSHFINAYNPGKHTASTHRLSALVTPAGRSFVCTAQQTLTLISSDHQKGVTVSMYDIQIQPFDIASDFMFSEPYKCITDQRERLEETLPIILGVILGLIIVITLTIYHFHLKLTANQPQLPRDRSMYKNM